One Gordonia mangrovi genomic region harbors:
- a CDS encoding Hsp70 family protein — MTLGIGVKIGADTCVATVASDAAWEATIMRDTARLVGRDDFLDRVGDPVALVDADGAPIAAADLFADAVEALVQAVADEIGNVSSARLGIAHPDGWTAEALDAARRTVADRAGLAGLDAVWQPTAVAAVAAAEHAHGSFADDSLVVCHDLGASAVTVSVVRVGDEPELVGRSLTSSAVSGREFDRLLLADVLDVTGAGAALGTAAESTLADPSVLDDLDRLRADCRAAKEALSVDTDTVVDVAVGSVRTEARLVREDVENLLRAPILESAALIREALIAADVESTEVTAIVATGGGAAIPLVAELLSTAVRVPVVVDPDPVSAPAAGAALLLSRGSAAATAVLPAAAATPTAVQPAEPPLRGIIPAPALPVGEPEPRLSRRRRGTLVAVGTAALAVITATGLSVGTGLVGNSDPATPAPAGAAVTEAPASRTSSGTGTNTTPQPRVEQLESRSGVAGATTTAPGTTAAEQTGTPPAPGTQAPGTQAPGTQAPGSQAPGTQAPGTPAPGSQNPGTPPPGTSSPGTTQNPDPNPPATTPPAEFPDDSGTGGGGSGGGGLTRLPGEIVGGAGDTVCGVTDLVCLGG; from the coding sequence ATGACCCTCGGAATCGGCGTCAAGATCGGCGCCGACACGTGCGTGGCGACGGTGGCGTCCGACGCCGCATGGGAAGCGACGATCATGCGTGACACCGCTCGACTCGTCGGACGCGATGACTTCCTCGACCGTGTCGGTGACCCGGTCGCGCTCGTCGACGCCGACGGCGCCCCGATCGCTGCCGCGGACCTCTTCGCCGACGCGGTCGAAGCCCTGGTGCAGGCGGTCGCCGACGAGATCGGCAATGTGTCGTCGGCGCGGCTGGGTATCGCCCATCCAGACGGCTGGACTGCCGAAGCCCTCGACGCGGCGCGCAGAACTGTCGCCGACCGCGCCGGACTGGCGGGACTGGATGCCGTGTGGCAGCCCACCGCCGTGGCCGCAGTCGCTGCCGCCGAGCACGCGCACGGGTCGTTCGCCGACGATTCGCTGGTCGTCTGCCACGACCTCGGCGCCTCCGCGGTGACGGTGTCGGTGGTGCGGGTTGGCGACGAACCGGAGCTGGTCGGTCGGTCGCTCACGTCGTCGGCGGTCAGTGGCCGCGAGTTCGACCGGCTGCTGCTCGCCGACGTCCTCGACGTCACCGGTGCCGGCGCCGCACTGGGTACCGCGGCCGAGTCGACACTTGCCGACCCGTCCGTCCTCGACGATCTGGACCGACTGCGCGCGGACTGTCGCGCGGCCAAGGAAGCGCTGTCGGTGGACACCGACACCGTCGTCGACGTCGCGGTCGGATCGGTCCGCACCGAGGCCCGGCTGGTGCGCGAGGACGTCGAGAACCTCCTGCGCGCCCCGATCCTGGAGTCGGCCGCACTGATCCGCGAGGCGCTCATCGCCGCCGACGTCGAGTCGACCGAGGTGACCGCGATCGTCGCCACCGGTGGCGGCGCCGCGATCCCGCTGGTGGCCGAATTGCTCTCCACCGCGGTGCGGGTCCCGGTGGTCGTCGATCCCGACCCGGTCAGCGCACCCGCGGCGGGCGCGGCCTTGCTGCTCTCGCGTGGGTCGGCCGCAGCGACCGCCGTTCTGCCCGCGGCCGCGGCCACCCCGACCGCGGTGCAGCCGGCCGAACCGCCCCTGCGCGGCATCATCCCGGCGCCGGCACTGCCGGTCGGCGAACCCGAACCGCGGCTCAGTCGTCGCCGACGCGGGACACTCGTCGCCGTCGGCACGGCGGCCCTGGCCGTGATCACCGCGACCGGGCTGTCCGTCGGCACCGGCCTCGTGGGGAATTCGGACCCCGCGACACCCGCTCCGGCCGGCGCCGCCGTCACCGAGGCCCCGGCGAGCCGCACATCATCGGGCACCGGGACGAACACCACCCCGCAACCACGGGTCGAACAACTCGAGAGTCGTAGCGGTGTGGCGGGTGCGACGACAACCGCACCCGGGACCACGGCAGCCGAACAGACCGGCACGCCGCCCGCGCCCGGAACCCAGGCGCCGGGCACCCAGGCGCCGGGCACCCAGGCGCCGGGCTCCCAAGCGCCGGGTACCCAAGCCCCCGGAACGCCGGCCCCCGGAAGCCAGAACCCCGGCACGCCGCCCCCGGGAACCAGCTCACCCGGCACCACCCAGAACCCCGACCCGAATCCGCCGGCGACCACCCCGCCGGCCGAATTCCCCGATGACTCGGGCACCGGTGGCGGTGGTTCGGGCGGTGGTGGCCTGACCCGGCTACCGGGCGAGATCGTCGGCGGTGCCGGGGACACGGTCTGCGGTGTGACCGACCTGGTGTGTCTGGGCGGGTAG